One window from the genome of Pseudomonas sp. L5B5 encodes:
- a CDS encoding methyl-accepting chemotaxis protein — MPGTGWTIGLVTPEQKVTGLARALTTEILVFLLPLLALLLFFAWLGGNKLIAQLEETTRQIDALGSGQASDNAELHVAQADEIGALRGAVNRYAGQLRQMLQKIASEARQLQSEAARLGELSSTLARRAEQQRQENTQLATAITEMSSSAQEVAQNTNNCADTARQSLVVVQDGQQRVTANSESIQQLSVEMAEAASVIQRLEQDSQQVGAVLDVIKAISEQTNLLALNAAIEAARAGEQGRGFAVVADEVRTLAGRTQTSANEISGMINDLQQASRQAVQAIQSGETRTRQAVGEAAGASDALSSTVNSFDDISQRAQQIAVAAQQQSHVTQEINELAVRIHSISEDNARDAQALDKVSEAMQALSGRLADLSHGQR; from the coding sequence ATGCCCGGCACTGGCTGGACCATCGGCCTGGTGACCCCGGAGCAGAAGGTCACGGGCCTGGCCCGGGCCCTGACCACCGAAATTCTCGTATTCCTCCTGCCGCTGCTGGCACTGCTGCTGTTCTTCGCCTGGCTGGGCGGCAACAAGCTGATTGCCCAGCTGGAGGAAACCACCCGCCAGATCGATGCCCTGGGCAGTGGCCAGGCCAGCGACAACGCCGAGCTGCATGTGGCCCAGGCCGACGAGATTGGCGCCCTGCGTGGAGCGGTCAACCGCTATGCCGGGCAACTGCGCCAGATGCTGCAGAAGATCGCCAGCGAAGCTCGCCAGTTGCAGAGCGAAGCCGCCCGCCTGGGCGAATTGAGCAGTACCCTGGCCCGGCGCGCCGAACAGCAGCGCCAGGAAAACACCCAGTTGGCCACGGCCATCACCGAGATGTCCTCCAGCGCCCAGGAAGTGGCGCAGAACACCAACAATTGTGCCGATACCGCGCGTCAGTCGCTGGTGGTGGTGCAGGACGGCCAGCAGCGAGTGACTGCCAACAGCGAGTCGATCCAGCAACTGTCCGTGGAAATGGCCGAGGCGGCGTCGGTGATCCAGCGCCTGGAACAGGACAGCCAGCAGGTGGGCGCGGTGCTGGATGTGATCAAGGCCATCTCCGAGCAGACCAACCTGCTGGCCCTCAATGCCGCCATCGAAGCGGCCCGGGCCGGCGAGCAGGGCCGTGGTTTTGCCGTGGTAGCCGACGAAGTGCGGACCCTGGCCGGTCGCACCCAGACCTCGGCCAACGAAATCAGCGGCATGATCAACGACCTGCAGCAAGCCTCACGCCAGGCGGTGCAGGCCATCCAGTCCGGCGAGACGCGGACCCGCCAGGCAGTGGGCGAAGCCGCCGGGGCTTCGGACGCGTTGTCCAGCACGGTCAACAGCTTCGATGACATTTCCCAGCGGGCGCAGCAGATTGCCGTGGCGGCGCAGCAGCAGAGCCACGTGACCCAGGAAATCAACGAACTGGCGGTGCGCATCCACAGCATCAGCGAAGACAACGCCCGGGACGCCCAGGCCCTGGACAAGGTCAGCGAGGCCATGCAAGCGTTGTCAGGACGCCTGGCCGACCTCAGTCACGGCCAGCGTTGA